From Camelina sativa cultivar DH55 chromosome 7, Cs, whole genome shotgun sequence, one genomic window encodes:
- the LOC104703618 gene encoding U4/U6 small nuclear ribonucleoprotein Prp31 isoform X2: MATLEDSFLADLDELSDNEAEMDENDGDVGNEEEDVDMDMADLETLNYDDLDTVSKLQKSQRYIDIMQKVEEALGKDSDGAEKGTVLEDDPEYKLIVDCNQLSVDIENEIAIVHSFIRDKYKLKFQELESLVHHPIDYARVVKKIGNETDITLVDLGDLLPSAIIMGISVTSLTTKGSPLPEDVLQKVLGACDRALDLDSARKMVLDFVESKMGSIAPNLSAIVGSAVAAKLVGTAGGVSALAKMPACNVQVLGHKRKNLAGFSSTSQSRVGYIEQTEILQSTPPGLRARASRLVAAKSTLAARVDATRGDMSGINGKALREEIRKKIEKWQEPPPARQPKPLPVPDSEPKKRRGGRRLRKMKERYAVTDMRKMANRMRFGTPEESSLGDGLGEGYGMLGQAGSNRLRVSSVPSKLKLNAKVAKKLKERQYTGGATTSGLTSSLAFTPVQGIELCNPQQALGLGSGTQSTYFSESGTFSKLKKI, encoded by the exons ATG GCAACTCTTGAAGATTCATTCCTTGCTGATCTTGACGAGTTATCTGACAATGAAGCAGAAATG GACGAGAATGATGGTGATGTTGGaaacgaggaagaagatgttgaCATGGACATGGCGGATTTAGAGACTCTTAACTATGATGATCTCGACACGGTTTCTAAGCTGCAGAAGAGTCAGAGATATATTGATATAATGCAGAAAGTGGAGGAGGCTCTTGGAAAAGATTCTGATGGAGCTGAGAAAGGAACTGTATTGGAAGATGATCCTGAGTACAAGCTTATTGTGGACTGCAATCAGCTCTCTGTTGATATTGAGAATGAGATCGCTATTGTCCACAGCTTTATCCGTGACAAGTACAAGCTTAAGTTTCAAGAGCTTGAGTCGCTGGTTCATCACCCGATTGATTATGCCCGTGTTGTGAAAAAGATTGGCAATGAGACGGATATAACTCTTGTTGATCTTGGTGACCTTCTTCCATCTGCTATTATAATGGGTATTTCAGTTACTTCTTTAACCACCAAAGGGAGCCCGCTGCCAGAGGATGTCCTGCAAAAGGTGTTAGGGGCTTGTGATCGGGCTCTAGATCTTGATTCCGCACGGAAGATGGTCCTTGACTTTGTTGAAAGTAAGATGGGATCTATCGCACCTAATCTTTCCGCCATTGTTGGTAGTGCTGTTGCAGCCAAGCTCGTTGGGACTGCTGGAGGTGTGTCAGCACTTGCTAAAATGCCTGCCTGTAATGTTCAAGTTCTTGGCCACAAGAGGAAAAACCTTGCTGGGTTCTCTTCAACATCACAGTCCCGTGTGGGTTATATAGAGCAGACAGAGATTCTCCAAAGCACACCTCCTGGACTTCGGGCTCGCGCTAGCAGGCTTGTGGCTGCAAAGTCAACTTTGGCAGCAAGAGTTGATGCTACTAGAGGGGACATGTCAGGGATTAATGGAAAAGCTTTGAGGGAGGAGATCCGTAAGAAAATTGAGAAGTGGCAAGAACCTCCTCCTGCAAGGCAGCCTAAGCCACTTCCTGTTCCTGATTCCGAGCCCAAGAAAAGAAGGGGTGGTCGCCGtctaagaaaaatgaaagaaag GTATGCAGTGACAGATATGAGAAAGATGGCCAACAGGATGCGGTTTGGTACACCCGAAGAGAGCTCCCTTG GTGATGGACTTGGTGAAGGCTATGGAATGCTTGGCCAGGCAGGAAGCAACAGGCTGCGAGTATCCAGTGTTCCCAGCAAGCTGAAACTTAATGCCAAGGTCGCCAAAAA GCTTAAAGAACGACAGTATACAGGTGGTGCAACTACCTCTGGTTTGACATCGAGCCTGGCTTTCACTCCTGTGCAG GGGATAGAGTTGTGCAATCCGCAACAGGCTCTAGGATTAGGCAGTGGGACTCAAAGCACTTACTTCTCAGAGTCAGGAACCTTCTCCAAGCTCAAGAAGATATAA
- the LOC104703618 gene encoding U4/U6 small nuclear ribonucleoprotein Prp31 isoform X1, producing MDMADLETLNYDDLDTVSKLQKSQRYIDIMQKVEEALGKDSDGAEKGTVLEDDPEYKLIVDCNQLSVDIENEIAIVHSFIRDKYKLKFQELESLVHHPIDYARVVKKIGNETDITLVDLGDLLPSAIIMGISVTSLTTKGSPLPEDVLQKVLGACDRALDLDSARKMVLDFVESKMGSIAPNLSAIVGSAVAAKLVGTAGGVSALAKMPACNVQVLGHKRKNLAGFSSTSQSRVGYIEQTEILQSTPPGLRARASRLVAAKSTLAARVDATRGDMSGINGKALREEIRKKIEKWQEPPPARQPKPLPVPDSEPKKRRGGRRLRKMKERYAVTDMRKMANRMRFGTPEESSLGKISCTFPCC from the exons ATGGACATGGCGGATTTAGAGACTCTTAACTATGATGATCTCGACACGGTTTCTAAGCTGCAGAAGAGTCAGAGATATATTGATATAATGCAGAAAGTGGAGGAGGCTCTTGGAAAAGATTCTGATGGAGCTGAGAAAGGAACTGTATTGGAAGATGATCCTGAGTACAAGCTTATTGTGGACTGCAATCAGCTCTCTGTTGATATTGAGAATGAGATCGCTATTGTCCACAGCTTTATCCGTGACAAGTACAAGCTTAAGTTTCAAGAGCTTGAGTCGCTGGTTCATCACCCGATTGATTATGCCCGTGTTGTGAAAAAGATTGGCAATGAGACGGATATAACTCTTGTTGATCTTGGTGACCTTCTTCCATCTGCTATTATAATGGGTATTTCAGTTACTTCTTTAACCACCAAAGGGAGCCCGCTGCCAGAGGATGTCCTGCAAAAGGTGTTAGGGGCTTGTGATCGGGCTCTAGATCTTGATTCCGCACGGAAGATGGTCCTTGACTTTGTTGAAAGTAAGATGGGATCTATCGCACCTAATCTTTCCGCCATTGTTGGTAGTGCTGTTGCAGCCAAGCTCGTTGGGACTGCTGGAGGTGTGTCAGCACTTGCTAAAATGCCTGCCTGTAATGTTCAAGTTCTTGGCCACAAGAGGAAAAACCTTGCTGGGTTCTCTTCAACATCACAGTCCCGTGTGGGTTATATAGAGCAGACAGAGATTCTCCAAAGCACACCTCCTGGACTTCGGGCTCGCGCTAGCAGGCTTGTGGCTGCAAAGTCAACTTTGGCAGCAAGAGTTGATGCTACTAGAGGGGACATGTCAGGGATTAATGGAAAAGCTTTGAGGGAGGAGATCCGTAAGAAAATTGAGAAGTGGCAAGAACCTCCTCCTGCAAGGCAGCCTAAGCCACTTCCTGTTCCTGATTCCGAGCCCAAGAAAAGAAGGGGTGGTCGCCGtctaagaaaaatgaaagaaag GTATGCAGTGACAGATATGAGAAAGATGGCCAACAGGATGCGGTTTGGTACACCCGAAGAGAGCTCCCTTGGTAAAATATCTTGTACTTTTCCTTGTTGTTAA